Below is a genomic region from Raphanus sativus cultivar WK10039 chromosome 4, ASM80110v3, whole genome shotgun sequence.
aaatataattgtccatgctTACGGGGATCAATAACTATacttttccttctttctttttatcattCAATCTTCTAAATTTATCGCAGTCAAACTGGATTCTCCGAAGGCAAATCCGATTGATGCTTTtaatcttttcttcttttacaaACTTACAATAACAGTATAACACTATCAACACATCGTTCTCGAAGACAGCTCATTCAACAAGTTACGTTGACAATAAACACACACTGTTATTAAATGGGTCCCGCTGGAACTTATCGTCACTGATGTATCTTGTCTTTAACTGAATCCTTCATAcaccattttcttcttcttcctcttctccgaCCTTTAGTGATAAGCCGATAATTAACTTCCACCGAAACTAAAACCTTTAAATCCTAAAAACACACAATCATGACAGAAACAACAGAAAAAGTCGACCTACCAGCTTCGGTCTCAACGACATCAGGAGTGAAAGGACTCGTTGACGCCAAAATAACAGAAGTCCCCCGGAGCTTTCGTTACCCTTCTTCAACTTTGTCCAACAACAGACCTTCTGAAATCTCGGGCTTAAACCTCACCGTCCCGATCATCGATCTTGGAGaaatcaacaacaacaacacgtCAGCAAGAAACGCCGTCGTTTCAAAGATCAAAGACGCAGGTGAGAAGTGGGGTTTTTTCCAAGTGATCAACCATGGTATTCCTTTAACTCTTCTTGAAGATATCAAACAAGGAGTTCGAAGATTTCACGAGGAAGATCCCGAGGTGAAGAAAAATTACTTTCCCACTGATTCCAACAAGAAGTTTGTTTACAGTAACAGCTTTGAAGATCCTTATAAATCAACTCCTTTGAATTGGAGAGACTCTTTCACTTGTTTCCTTGCTCCAGATCCTCCAAACCCTGAAGAGATCCCTGTAGCTTGCAGGTCAAGCTTTTGGGCAAATTGTAGTTTCTTCTATATAAGTGATATGATTcctatgttttatgtttaaatgaTGAAATGATATTAGGGATGCTGTGATGGACTATTCGAAGCATGTAATGGAGTTAGGAACGTTACTCTTCCAACTTCTCTCGGAAGCTTTAGGTTTAGACTCAGATATACTCAAGAGGATGGATTGTCTCAAAGGTTTGTTTATGCTCTGCCATTACTACCCACCTTGCCCACAACCTGACCTAACTTTGGGAATAAATAAACACACCGACAACTCTTTCCTTACGCTTCTTCTTCAAGACCAAATCGGTGGTCTCCAAGTTCTTCATAAAGATTATTGGGTCGATGTAACCCCTGTTCATGGAGCTATTGTTGTCAATATGGGTGATTTCATGCAGGCAAGTCCGTCAATCGATGCTTTCTTCTTAAAGAGCGAGAAGAATATTATtgtgacatttttttttttgcagctgaTAACGAATGATAAGTTCTTGAGTGTGGAACATAGGGTACGTACGAACATAGATGGACCACGGATTTCAGTTGCATGTTTCTTTAGCTCGAGTCTGTTTCCAAATGCCACGGTTTATGGACCGATCAAAGAGCTTTTGTCTGATGAAAGTCCTGCAAAGTACAGAGGTATCACCATACCAGAGTATACTTCAGGTTACCTTGCCAGCGGCTTCGATGGGAAATCACATTTGTCTAAATATAGGATATGAAAAAGAGAAAGACTTgtcctattgatatatgtgtgtgCCTTTGCACCTGAAACAATGTAACAAAGAGACGATATTTTAAGTAAAACGATTCACACttgatttatttgtttagtTGTACAGCTAATGCGGGTGTACTGGTCCTATTTTTGTCACCGTTGTGAATGCAGATTGGACGAAagtagtatatataaaattgcATGTGTTTAGGTAAGAGTTGTTGAACTAATTAGGTTTTGGGGCTATTTGCTTTTTAAATTTAGTTGATCTGACCAGCTTCAGTTCTAGAAGGAGCAAACAGAAGTGCCTGACTTAATGATTTTGCGCATTATAATGTCTGATATGTTTATCTGAGCAGGTGTGACTGAGTTTATTTTCTTGGAAGATCTTAAACATTTGGATACAACAACAATCTGAGCACACTAGGGTTTAACTTTGAGAAATCTCTGTGCATGAGCAATGGGGTGAAGGGACTTCCAAAGTCTTATTGATCAAATATCCAAACCACATCTCATATGCTTCATGATGATCAATCAAATGTGTATTCATACGTTCTTGCTCCTGAATTCATATACCGTATCAGTCATCAATTATTCATGCAAGTCCCACTTTCAACCAATGGGTTCCAATAATGAAAAGCCTTAACCACAATCACATATCAGAGGGTCTTACCTTATTTTAGAATCACAACAACAGACAGTTTGATGTTTACAAATGCAAATCACGAGACTAAAATCCTCTCAAACCATGATCCTGGGGGTAGACACTTTAGACTCTTCTTTGACTGCTTCACCTGGAAGAATACCATAGATAAAACCAGTTAGTGAATGCAAATCTAATCTAAATAAAGCTACACTAGTTTGTATCTACTAGATATCCATATTTACACATAAACCAATGATAGATGAATTATCTTTTGCTGTTCTACTGGTGAAAGATAAGATAAACTTGACTCTAGTGTCTATACAGTAAGTTGTTAGGAAAGCAATAGAGGGTAATGACCAGATTGGGTGGTGAGTTCTCCATAGATGGCCTTAAGAGTGGAGAGAGGAACAACCGCGGAAGCACCAGCAGAGGTGGCTTCAGCAAAGAGCTGTTGTTTCCACTCCCACATTGTAACTTTCATATCCTTGTTAGACTTGGACAGCGAATCTTTCTGCTCCTGCAAGGCCTCGACATACTTTTGCTGTTTATCAGATCTAAGCCCCAGAACCACAAACGATACTCCAAGACACGTGTTTATCACAGCATTGCTGTTCATTGCTTCCGAGACCAGCATTGCAATCCTGTTCGCCATTCCTCCTCCTGAgtatacaaattacaaa
It encodes:
- the LOC108848631 gene encoding 1-aminocyclopropane-1-carboxylate oxidase homolog 10; translated protein: MTETTEKVDLPASVSTTSGVKGLVDAKITEVPRSFRYPSSTLSNNRPSEISGLNLTVPIIDLGEINNNNTSARNAVVSKIKDAGEKWGFFQVINHGIPLTLLEDIKQGVRRFHEEDPEVKKNYFPTDSNKKFVYSNSFEDPYKSTPLNWRDSFTCFLAPDPPNPEEIPVACRDAVMDYSKHVMELGTLLFQLLSEALGLDSDILKRMDCLKGLFMLCHYYPPCPQPDLTLGINKHTDNSFLTLLLQDQIGGLQVLHKDYWVDVTPVHGAIVVNMGDFMQLITNDKFLSVEHRVRTNIDGPRISVACFFSSSLFPNATVYGPIKELLSDESPAKYRGITIPEYTSGYLASGFDGKSHLSKYRI
- the LOC108851491 gene encoding uncharacterized protein LOC108851491; the encoded protein is MANRIAMLVSEAMNSNAVINTCLGVSFVVLGLRSDKQQKYVEALQEQKDSLSKSNKDMKVTMWEWKQQLFAEATSAGASAVVPLSTLKAIYGELTTQSGEAVKEESKVSTPRIMV